The Musa acuminata AAA Group cultivar baxijiao chromosome BXJ2-5, Cavendish_Baxijiao_AAA, whole genome shotgun sequence genomic interval TCATAGCGGTATGGATGCCTCTTTCGTTCTTGCTATCTCATCCAAGCTAAGCTCGGTCGCATGGATGCATGGAATTGGGCATGGAGAGATGGCAGCTGAGAAGCTCTCATGCACACCAAGCTTATTGAGTACCAAATCCAGGTTATTTTTCGATGGTGAACTGTTGGAGCGGTGGCTGCAAATCTGAAACCAGAATGGAGACATGAACTGTAGGCGCGAAGACAAACTCGGCATTCATTTTCCTGATGAAGAAGATGACATGAAACCGCTTCTGCGATCGGATATCGTTAAGACTCGTTCTAACATCAAACTGTAACTTTGATGTGGTGCCTTTCTTTCTTCGATCATCTCAAGAAGAACGTGTTAGTTCGGGTTTTAACATCATATTCGATATGATTGCTCGGTACCTAACGCTCCCTACTAGTTAAATATTCTTAAAACAATGATAGTACAAGATATCTTCTCTGGACGATAGGATCCATTGTTTCTACGAAGGGaaagcaggagagagagagagagagcaaagaaCTCCAAAGGGTAGGCAGGAAAAACAAATGATAAGAAAGAAAGTAAACTAAGTTGGAAGAAGCTCGTCTTTGGAGTACCTGCTTCACATCACATGTAACTTCTCTTACTTGGTGTCCAGATGTACCAGATGTGGATCCAAATTGCCAGAGTCAGTCAAGCACACCTCTGCACAAGTAAATAACAACATAAAGAACAAAAGCAACTTGCGATATCGATGTGCACCGCATAGCCATTAGAATTAAGTTCCATGATTTATGTTCAACGAGATATACATGAGTTGTATGGCCTCGTGAGCTACATTTCCCAGAACTAAAGCTCCTCCACATATCACGCGGAATGTAGTAAGTACTACAACGTGTACATCTCTTCCATGTCCTCCTCATAAACAAGTATCAGAGATCGCCGCGATCACTCCAGCAAACCAGCATCATGATGCACCGCCGGAGTATGTAGAACCGAGCCTTCTGCTCCCTCACCAGCAGCCGGCACCGGCGGCTAAACGAGGGGCACGGCAAGCCCTCCTCTGATCTCTTCGCCGTCGCCATCTCCTTCGCTTCTGAGATGGTGCGATGAAACTAGTAGGGAAGAGGAAAGGAGCTGAAAAGGAAAAGAGACGGTGGTGCTTCTTTATAACTTGTGCTTGTGGCTGCTGCTTTTGGAACATGAGAGGTCTCTCATCACACAGCAAATGACTTGAGAGCTGTGTTTCCACCATGTCAGCGATGGTGGCAGTCTTCCACGCGCGGTGATAGTAGCTGACAATGCGTGGGGTCCCAGACACACGGGTGTGGGTCTAGATGATTAAATTGGCTGTTGTGGCTGCCATCACGCATCACGTTGCTGTTGATCTAAGACAAGATATCGACTTGCTTCTTTTGTTTTTGGACAGAAAATGAACTCAGACCGATAACAAAAGTAGTCGACCACAGTCTTTCTTATTGAGCAAATCTTATGGACTTCCGATAGTCAAAagacatttttggattttctttcgATTCAAATGAGACTAATCGTTAAACTGAATAGAAGAAATGATAAGGACAACATCTTGGAAGACGAAAAAGGATAATGTAATGAATGCACTTTGaatcttttttatcataattttaccgtatatatatatatatatatatatatatatatatacacacacacacaattaaaTTCCTACATCTTGCTGGGGTCTGACACACAAGGAGAGAAGCTCAAATTGGGAGGACATGAGAGAGCAGGACGGGTTACTATCAGATGTGGTGCAGAAGGTCAACATAATAGTGGAAGACTGTGGAATGATTCAGTTCATAGCATGTTAAGGTTGAAAATTTGTCTCACTTGGATTCCGGTCTCGATGTCCACAAAACCGATAAAGAGTACAGACCGCAGGTTTTGATTTGGGTTGGGACCAGAATAACCTCAGAACAAGGGAAGAAGGGCTATGGACACAGTCATTTTGGGCGATCGAGAAACAAGAACTAACTACACACCTAATCTAATTTCAATTAGTACAAGTAATGTTGTTTGAGAAGAGTATTTTTATCAGACTATATGGAAATAATAATATGAACCAAAATCATATATGATCTCTCTGTCCTCCCTGTGGAGTTTTACCGGCCTCCTATAAATATCATAGATGGGAAATTTTAGATTACATAAATCACACAACTAAACTCCCATAAACCAAAATACTGACTCGAGTAAGAAGAATGCAGAGCTACATCAAAAACCTGGCGAAATGACAAGGAGAATCAGATCCATTTATGCAGATGAGTAATTGTAGAATGGGTTTCCACTTTGTCAGTATGGTCACAGCCACAGCAGTCAGGCTCTCATGAATATTAACCCAATCGACAAAAGAAAATGGAGTTCACCTTCTCTGGACTGGCTTGTAGAGCACAACTGTAACGTACTTTGACCGGACACGGTGGGTGATCCCTAGAGCTACAACAGATCTCGGGCCATCTTGGTTCCCTATGTAGAGGTGATTCAGGATCACATTTTGAGGCATGGAAAGACTGCTTGGATCGTCTTGGCCGTGGGGGTAGTTCAGCAACGTATGGTGCAGATGGGTAGGAACAAGTGGAGGCTCTCGAGCTTCATCTTCATTTCCCGGTATCGGGTTGTTGTAGCTTGAATCGGGCGACCTTGGTACTTCGAAGCCTACGACACTGCCTCCTTCCTGCACTATGAGTGTTCTTTTTTACAAGGCAAATTAAGCTGGTCGAAGATTGACCGAGCTAAGAGATAGCACTTACATGATCACCTCCATCGGTGCGATCCATGATTCGGGAAAGCCGAGTGACAGCAACAGTGATATGCCTGTAATGAAACCAAAACAATATGCTTATTGAGGTAAATAATAAGTACTGATAAAATATAAGGTGGAAATATGAAAACAAGCATCCAATTTACACCACAAATTTAATGACAATATCTGATAAGATAAGCTTTCATCTGGTTGTGACCAAACGAGTGTCATTTGATACCAGTCTGATGCAAAGCGTTACTAGATCAAATCAAGATGTTCAGCTTTTAAATgatataaacattttctatagaaATCCAAGATCGAGAGAGATTGACACAAGAACCAGGCAAAAACAAGAAGAGAAACCAACACGTCTTTTTGACATCAGAACCACCAAAGTAAAGCTATTGTATAAGCTGTATAGTCCAAGAAGGCTGCTCTAAAGAAACAATTAAACATTTTTGTTTCGCATACAAAGTGTGACTTGTTTGCTACTGATCAGGAAAGATTGGGTTCTACACTTATTTAAATTGTCTCATGAGTTGTTTTCACAAAATAAAATGCTACTGAAGTTAGTTAGGTAAATAATCTTCCACAACTAGTCATTACTAAATGTACCTACAAAATGAAGTTACTAAAAAATATGTACTAAATGCACAAGGCTCCCACAAATGCTCTTGGGATGGTCAATCTTTGCAACCTTACCACCGTAAATGAAGTTACTAACAGAGTCCAAAAAAATAGCTCATGCTTTTCTGCTGCTTTGGTTAACAAATTTGCTTTTGTATTTCTAAATCAGGTGGATACTTCATGGCTCTTATCCTTGAAGCTCTTGTGGATTACTTCCCTCATGAAGAAATAGTTGATTTTCTAAACTGTCTCAAAGAAATAcctaaatatttcaaagcattttATGTATATAAATGGGGAGATTATATCTCTTATATACCAGATAAAAGAACTACATATCATTTCCGTAATCCACTGTAATAATAAGGAATTTTCAGTAGTGACCATTTTCCTTTTGTACTAGAGGATGCCTAAAAACTCATGCATCAGGCATGATCCATAAAGTCGCAGCCTCAATCATTCATCAACCAATTTGACATCGTAACAAGCTACATGAATATAGACATGATTGTATGACCATGAGAGCAATTTGGAAAATTCAGCCTAGTCTTGAGAAACTTGTATGTTCATTTGTGAAATAATCATATCCATAGTAGTCATAGACAATGGCTACTACAGGTTCCAAGGTGTGAGAACCAGTAACAGAGAGACTATTCTTTTGAACTGCCTATAAGGACTGTTTGAATGCATAAGCCTCAACAGAACAATTTAACGTTGAatataaacaaacaaaaaaaaaagaaagaaaccacTTATTATAAAGTGcaatcagaaaagaaaaagatttatCTAAATATAAAAGAAATCATGTATGTTGCCTTCTAATCCTTGGTAGCtaaagaacttatcattgtctatcATACTACAGTCGAAAGGGTAACAGAGTGCAAGAGGCAAGAGACCATAGCCAATGGCGGGTTTGGGAGAGTCAAACATAGCAACTAGACTGAACCCTTTTCATAAATTATTAACATTGAACTATGATGCTTGGACCTGCTGCACTTAGTATCAAAACAACAGGATGCTACGTTAGTAAGTGGTATATTAATTGAATTCATCCAAAACCAGACCAGGAGCTTGTCGTCAATTCCAACCTATTTGCTTTGCTGgaaaaggggaaaagaaaagaGCAATGGCAGTAAGTGAACACTGTTGTCTGTCATTGAGGCTCAATAACCAAAGAAAAAGAGGTGCATGCCTGGCCTGCCTCCACTTGCCCACCACCCACATATGATGCATGCAAGAGAGAGGACAGGATATACAATCCCACAACATGAATCAAAATACTGTTAGATCCAGTGCACTGGGAATTACATTACTCCTAGGAATTCTTACATATTAACTGTCCaaaaataaatttagaaaaaaaaagaaaagagaagacaACATAGCAATCCAAGAGAGCAGAAAAGATTGAAAGATCTTTTTATAAGTCATCATGCAAGAAATGATTACAAAGTATCTTCTAGATATCTTAAAATATTGTGATAAATActtacaaaaaaattattttgaagaaGCAGTAGACATGTATTCAAGAAGGATCCCAGAAACATCATAACTTGCATATAGCTGGTACAGATATAGAAAGCTACAGAGAGCATCCTTGTTTCACATATTCTGCTCCAAAATATTTTCCAAGGTTATCATAGGAGAGAATTTGCTCCTCATACTCCATTttacattttcaacatttttattttgataaccTAATTCTGACTTCCTTGTAGGTAGTTCCAGTTAACTTTCCCTATCCTTATATCATGGTTCGCCTTATCAGTTCGTACCACTGTACCGACCAACCAATGGTACAGTATGTACCAACGCACCGACACACTGTATGATGGGGTGTATTGAtagactggtatgtaccgcccataccaatcTTCTATTGGACCAGTACATACTGTTCGTATCGAGCGGGACACCATGGTACAGTGAACCTTGCTTTATATAACATTCATTTCACTCCATTAATAATGACTCCCATGTAATTAAGCATTCTTTAATCCATGCCCTTGTTCTCCAAACCATACATAAGAATctacatgcatgattttatgtatgTTCTTATCATGTTCCATACATTTACATTatgacaataattttttttttatgtttttgtatAAATTGTTGAGCACAAGAACATTCTTTCACGGTCAACTTCTTACTGTATTTGCATGCATCCAACATATCAAGGATTGTTCAAGGTGCAAACTCCAAAGCACACCTCACTTCATACCATACATGGCAACCACCACTTGCACAACTTGCAGTAATAACAAGGTGCTACCATGAAACGCAAGCCAATGCCTCGTGCTGACCATATTTACAACATTATACCATCATGATACAGGTGTATATTTAGTGCCCAGGATGAGGTCAACACTCTCACTCCCTAAACACTGCCTACTTGAACAATTGTGAGGTTTTCCATTATAGCAAACGGttgaaaaagaaaattcatatttCATCTCATAGGTCTAAAAGGATAAAGGAAAATGTACACAAGACAAGAAGAACatgattcaataaaaataattagTGAAAAAGTGTGATTAATAAATATGGCTAGTTTGAAATTTGAGATATTAAGATGAAAGCAAAATGTCATGGCTCAACATTCACAGTAAAGTACCAATTAACCAACTGCACAACAGTTACCATAAAATAAACACCATAAAAACCATTTGAACAATCAAAACGACAATAACAAAAACATCTACACGAGAATAGTCTGAGATCTCCTAGGTACACTGAATCTTTCACAGGCCAGTGAAGATTGTCCAATTTAAACAAGCATTAAGAAAGATTTTAGATCAATGACAACCACATGGGATTTCAACAGTTAAATATAAAACAAAGGGAAATTGCTGCATAATGTTAAACAAACTAAAAGAGGATTTTTCTGCACTGTGTTACACAAACTAAAAGAAGATTAAGAGATAGCTACACAAGTAAAGCAAGTTCAATAACAAAACAGAGAAGGCTGTCTCCAACAGGAACAATTCAGTTGTCGTTTATGAACTAAGCAACTATTAAAAAAAAGGATATAGATAGCAGTAACTACATGTCTATAAACTATTTGTTTTTGGTAGTGCCTTTTCTAAACTAGGTACAATAtagatagaaaataaaaaaaggaaccaTGGAAAGCGAAATCTCTGCTTGAATAACTACGCATGCAACGTCAAAATTTTCTATCACAAATCAGAAAGCAGAAACTCCCACATAAAAAAGAAACAACTGAAAAGAAAGCAATCGAACAAGTATAGTATGAGCGAAAACAATTTGAAAGCCACATGAACAATCTCAACACCAGGACGCAACAGCTCCACTCTCCATTCGTCATGGAAATCTGCCCGCGATCTGGAGAGACGAAGGTGTAGCATCGAAGAGGAAAGCGACTTCAAAAAGGAAAGGAGGGCGGAGGTAACAAGGGAAACGGTCGATCGGAAGAAGAAGTACCAGCGCTGCGTCTCAGTCGGTGGGCGATAACGTCAGATCCTCTGTCTCTGCCGGTGGTAAGGGCTCCGGTGTCCGGCGATTTCCTCGGTAGACCACCTGTTCCTCCCttgttcttcttccctttctcccCCTTCGATTAGGGCATGAACGATGCAGAGGACGGAATAAGGCGAACAAAGAAATGGCCGGATCCGATCCGATAAGCGTCGTGATTGAAGAAAACGGATCGTTGTTTCGGGGTCTAAAACGGCAAAGCCATGCTTGGTGGGGTATCACACAATAGACCGTGCCCCGTGTCCACTGACTACGTATCAACGAGGAGGGCCAAAAGAACCCAAGCAGTCCCCCATGCTGCGAGTCAGGGTGGACAAATTGGATAGTCCGAGCCCAACTCAGCCCCTCCGATCTCACGTTTCTGGGTTGGGTTAACTAGATTGGAATCGATGAGCATCAAGTGGACTGTATACAGTGATCTACTGGTTCTGACTCCAATTCAGTGATTTCAAGCTGATTGTATACTGTTCTTGAATCAGCGTGAATCAATGTAGAAAATGAGGCAAAGCACACAATTGCATCAGCTCTTTACAACCATTAACCTTGTAATATAAGTGTGTTCCATATAATGAGTAAAAGGAAATAAGCATAAAGTCTCCAACCATAACCTACACTCAAAATATTCATGGCTCACCGGGAAATCTCATAGTGATAACCTACctcataaatacatacataataCGCTGAAAACCCACCCAACCCATACAGTGCCTCCAAATAAGACAGACGTGAAGCAATATAACTCTGTACTATAGCTGCGATTCTATCGGGAAATATATCATCAGCTGCAAATTTATGGGTGGAAGATCTCATCGTTTTTACGAAGCCGAGGTGTGTAGAATTGGATCTCGCGTCCGTTAAGTGGTTGAAGCGGCCTGGCATTGTTCTCTGCATCCTGGAAACGACGATGTAATGTGATGATGTCAGGATATTGTCCTCTCTTCTATCGAAACATACAGAAGAATTGCTTTCTTGCAGAGGAGTAAAAACTTACATCATGCACAGCCTCTCTCAGCAAACTCACTTGATCTTTTGATACGGTTCTGATCTGTGATCAACAGTGGATTCAAATATATGTTTCAGCAAAGACAATTATGAGAATGGAGAGAGGAGATTATTGCAACTGCACTAGTGGCTTAAGGTGCAGACTTTACCTTTTCACTGATGGTCCACACCACTCCTTGAGTACAAGGTGGTGTAGTAAGAGAGCCCATGTATCTGTAGTACTTCCTACTTCCTATCTTTATGTGTCTTGGGTCCACAAACCCCAcaactctctcttcttctttgttccCAGCTATCTCTTCGATGTACTCCATCAGCTGCAAAGGAAACATAGCAGTGTTTGTGATTGACTTCCTGAGTACATCAGTAATGGTGTAGAGAAAGAAAGATCACCTCTGTTAGAAATGAATCTGGTCGGCCAATCTTGTACATGATGCCAACTACAGCTACGCGTTCGTCGGCCGATTGGTGTACCATGTGGAGCTCAAGAGCAAACCTGCGGAAAGATACCAGGAAATAGACTCAAAACTCTATGCTAAGGTCCGAATTGGGTTTTCTCGTCGTGTATCATGCAGAAAAATGAAGGGAAGAGAAGAACAGTGATGTTGTTTTGAGTAGGAGAGGACCTCTTGCCATTGATACTGTGCTCGGAGGGAGAGTGCCAGTGGCATTGTTTGAGCTCATAGTCCGTTCCATCGATGTGAATCCTTCCTGCTTCTTCCGGCCATTCCAACTGCATCAGTGTATGTAACACAGCAAAATGAGGGATGATGAACTAAAGAGGATGCAAGAAGATGTTTGCTCAAAGAATGTTCAGGAGCTACCATTATGTCATGGCCGCGGTTCTTGAGCGTCGCATTGGCAGCCCTGTAGCTCCTTCTTAGTCTCCCTAACCCGGGCAAAACCTTGACCCTCTCATGCAGCAGATCGATAGGAGACTGCATGTCGCCGTTGTTGCAGATCGCCCATTCCTCGCGAATCTCTCCCCAGCGTTGGGGGCCATTAGGACTCCCTTCCTCGTAGCTGAACTCGCTCTCGTCCTCTGCACTCAGGAACCAGAAACCAAACCCATCCGAGCTCGTTACATATAGCAGATGCAAACCTGTTCCAACATCGAACACTTGGTCGACGGAGCATCAAGTCGTACCAACTTCTTGGGATGTAGCTAAATGGCTCCgagacaggaggaggaggaggagaaggaggccgATGGCAGAGAACAACCCCTCGATCTTCATCGTCATTTTGCAGAGCCAATTCCTAGCTTTCTTGGTGTGAAGGGAAACAGAGTCCGCGGAACCTTTTAAAGATCTAAAACCCGAGGTCCGCAAGTCAACAGCAGCGTCGTCACGCGGGGAGAAGGTGAAGAACGGGGGAAACGTTTCAATGCGGCAAACGGAGTCAGGTGTTCGTCGTAGGACAAACGGTACAAAGGACTGCTCATCCGTTTCTCTTTGGACTGCTCAAATGATGGACGAAAGAGTTGCAAGACTAGCACACTGTTGTTGACATCATTGCTTTCTTCACGCACAGAACAGAAAGGAGAGCATCGATGGATACGCATACCATGTGAAGAAGACCTGGTCAATTGTCCCAGAAGCTTCTGCTGCATCGTCTGGCCAAAAGTAGCCCTGCTATATTGTGTCGTGACGACGACTTCCTGGCAATGAGAGAAGACATCGACTATGACTTGTTGGTGAGAGTTCACCTAGAAAAGAAGACAAACTAATAATGCTAGTTTGAATTTTCATATGGTTCtaagaaaatatatattataggAAATAACAAAATAATTGTTTTCTGCGATTGAAAATTACAAACAAGGTAGGTAGAGCTACTTTTCAAAGTTCGATTGCACGAGATTTGAAGAAttgcatattttcttttctttgtgctTTT includes:
- the LOC103985028 gene encoding alpha carbonic anhydrase 7, translating into MQQKLLGQLTRSSSHVQRETDEQSFVPFVLRRTPDSVCRIETFPPFFTFSPRDDAAVDLRTSGFRSLKGSADSVSLHTKKARNWLCKMTMKIEGLFSAIGLLLLLLLLSRSHLATSQEVEDESEFSYEEGSPNGPQRWGEIREEWAICNNGDMQSPIDLLHERVKVLPGLGRLRRSYRAANATLKNRGHDIMLEWPEEAGRIHIDGTDYELKQCHWHSPSEHSINGKRFALELHMVHQSADERVAVVGIMYKIGRPDSFLTELMEYIEEIAGNKEEERVVGFVDPRHIKIGSRKYYRYMGSLTTPPCTQGVVWTISEKIRTVSKDQVSLLREAVHDDAENNARPLQPLNGREIQFYTPRLRKNDEIFHP